TTTTACAAAAATGTGGTAGTTCTACTTTTTGTTTTGAAGCTTATTTGCATTGGCTGTTACAAACTTGATCCTGTCCTGGTCGCTTAGTACACCTACAACAACCTGGTTCTTGTTCAGGATATTTGCATTCCTCAACAGGTTGCTTAAGTCTACAGATACATTGTTCAATACGTTGTTTCCATTAAGGGCATCATTCAGCAGGCTGATCTCTGCGTTGTTCAATACATTTTGAACATTGACTACATCCTGTACAGTTACATTACTCACGTTCACCGAAAGGTTGCCCAGGTTGATCAATCCGTTCTGTGTGGTTACCTGGCTCAGTGACTGTGTTAGCGTTTGTGCTGTACTGGTTTTCTTTTGTTGTGCATCGGCATTTACTGCAAACATTGCAAGCAGTGCAAAACTCATTAATAAGGCTTTCATAGTTTCTCGTTTTTAAATTGAAAAAATTTGTACTGCCTTACACTAGCAACAACCGAGCCTCATATTAATGAAAATAATAAAACGATGTGGTGTAGGTACGCTTCAGGCAGGTTGAAGTTCCTGTTTCTGTGAGTGAAAATGAAGAATGAAACATATACTATTTGCAGCAGATGATCTCACACATAACAAACAAGAGCATCCTTAATTTTCATCAGGCAAATACGTATTACTTCGCCTCTCGTATCAGGAACTCTTCTCTCCTGATAAATTCCCGTGGATCATGGCTAAGCTGCCCGAAAAGACGGTTTAGCAGGTTGAGCAGCGATCCATAGCTGGTAGGTTTTATCATATAGAAACGTGCACCGAAATTGTAACATTCTTCAATGTCTTCTTCGTTGCGTGACGTTGAGTATATAACAATGGGCACTGAATCGATGTAGTGCGTTTCCCAAAGCGTCTTCAGGCATTGTTTGCCACTTTTGCGTGGTATGTTCAGGTCAAGGAAAATAAGGTCAGGCTTGGGATTAGTATCCAGGTATTCGAGCAACTGAACGCCATTACGAACGTTGGAGATTGTTGCCCTGGTTGTCTTAACCAGCGCATCTTTGAAGAAAAGAAAATCATCTTCATCGTCCTCTGCTACAAGTATGTGGCTCTTCTTGTTGAATATCATAAGGAGATTGTGAAAATACTAATGAGTAAAAACTAAACCATGAGCGCTACTTGCTATACAAAGCACTTGCCAGTAATTGACAAACAATTTGCGCATATTTTTTAACCACATGTTCAAAACTAAAAAGAAGGCATGGAGCCTTCTATTTAGCAGTATTATCATACAAGATTATTTTCCTGTAACTGTATCAACCACCTTGTCTAATACAGATTCGCTTGCACCAGCCATGTGTTTACTTTGTGCATGTGCTTCTTTACCAGGCACTTTAGCAGGTTTGCCATTGTTGTAAAAATGTGAGGAGCTTTTCCAGCTATCGGTGCCTGCATGTATCTCTAAAACCTGGTAGTATTAAACTCGTTGTAAACGCCATAACTGCATTCAATAGTAATCCTGCACGTATCCCACTTTAGCATTTGCATTGGACATATAAAACCTATGTTTGCTTTAATAATATAATCCGGTTCCTTTTCTTCTTTTGGTATACCTAACAACTAGATCATTAGCGGCAAAATAAATTACAGCTAATGGTCAAAAAATACATCGTCTCAAAAAGGTCAATGGACTTCGAATTATTCGTTGATGGAACAGTTGAAGTGAAAGCTTTACCTAATGAAGCTTTTAGCGAGGAAACAATTATGTTGTTTGCAGAAGTACACAAAACCTTCATCAATTATCACCGCATCAGGAACAACCAGCAAGACCTTCTAGAATTAGCAGTTATGTATTTCGAGAACAAAGGTTTTGAAATAAAGGAAAATGGCGTAGAAAATACAATGCCTCCCGAAGCAGAATAGCTGTCCTTACTTAATAGGCTAATGCTTAGGCTACTATCTCATTTCACTCGCCCTCGTATTCTACATCTCATAACAGTTAAAATATCTTAATCAGTAAAAACTACCATTAACACCATAAATACTACCCCTGCTCGTGGTAATTGCCTTGTAGCTTTGTATCACAAGTAAGGGTAATGTCAAAGCAAAATCTTCCAACATATAGTATCAGTACTTTAAGAGAAGCCCAACTTTCTCCAAAAGATTTTGTTGCAGATCATTTTGCGCATTACCTGGATGAGCACAAGAATTTGAAGTTTCCACACAAGCATTCTTTCTATCATCTTGTCTATTTCACTAAAGGCTCAGGTAGTCACTCCATAGACTTCGTGACCTTTCCCGTTGATCAAGGTCAGATTTATTTTATGGCTCCGGGCCAGGTACATAGCTGGGATTTTACATCAAAGTCTGACGGGTATATCGTGAACTTTTCCGAAGAATATATCAATGCATTGGTTGCAGATCCAAGGTACCTCGACCAGTTTAATTTCTTTTCGGGCATAGCAGCAGAACAGGTGATAATAATACCAGAAGAAGACAGAAGAAGAGTAGAGCAAACTTTAGAAACAATTGTAACTGAAGGCAAATCTAAGGAAGCCTTGAAAGATGACTTTGCAAGAACAGCTTTACTTCAACTCTTGATACTGGTAAGCAGGTATGAAATCAAGGAAGACCGTAAAGAAAAAAGCAGTTATAACTCTGTAGTACTAAGAAATTTCAAAAGCTCATAGAGCAACATTACAGGGAAAAGAAACTAACAAAAGATTATGCTGCCATGCTCTATGTAACACCCAACCACCTCAATGCTTTATGCAAGGATGTAACAGGTCGTCCGGCTGGTGAACTGATACGCGACAGGGTGTTATTAGAAGCAAAAC
This region of Aridibaculum aurantiacum genomic DNA includes:
- a CDS encoding response regulator; this translates as MIFNKKSHILVAEDDEDDFLFFKDALVKTTRATISNVRNGVQLLEYLDTNPKPDLIFLDLNIPRKSGKQCLKTLWETHYIDSVPIVIYSTSRNEEDIEECYNFGARFYMIKPTSYGSLLNLLNRLFGQLSHDPREFIRREEFLIREAK
- a CDS encoding AraC family ligand binding domain-containing protein, whose amino-acid sequence is MSKQNLPTYSISTLREAQLSPKDFVADHFAHYLDEHKNLKFPHKHSFYHLVYFTKGSGSHSIDFVTFPVDQGQIYFMAPGQVHSWDFTSKSDGYIVNFSEEYINALVADPRYLDQFNFFSGIAAEQVIIIPEEDRRRVEQTLETIVTEGKSKEALKDDFARTALLQLLILVSRYEIKEDRKEKSSYNSVVLRNFKSS